From a region of the Pectobacterium aquaticum genome:
- the rapA gene encoding RNA polymerase-associated protein RapA, which yields MPFTLGQRWISDTESELGLGTVVAVDTRMITLLFPASGENRLYSRSDAPITRVMFNPGDTVTSHEGWQLKVDDVREEKGLLVYCGQRLDDETSAELREVFLDSKLTFNKPQDRLFAGQIDRMDRFALRYRARKHQNEQARQQWGGLRGMRASLIPHQLHIAHEVGQRHAPRVLLADEVGLGKTIEAGMIIHQQLLAGRASRVLIVVPETLQHQWLVEMLRRFNLLFSLFDDERYAEAKLDSSNPFETEQLVICSLGFVQRSAQRFAQLVNADWDLLVVDEAHHLVWSEESPSPEYQAIETLARATPAVLLLTATPEQLGQQSHFARLRLLDPNRFHDYQEFVAEQQQYRPVADAVTLLLAGEKAKTAELNALSDLLGEQDIEPLLKAINSDSDDNQKARQELITMLMDRHGTSRVLFRNTRQGVKGFPQRVLHQIRLPLPAQYQTAIKVSGIMNANKALEVRARDMLYPEQIYQQLEGDDATWWNFDPRVEWLLNYLTAHRDEKILVICAQAATALQLEQVLRTREAIRAAVFHEGLSILERDRAAAYFASEEEGAQVLICSEIGSEGRNFQFASHLVMFDLPFNPDLLEQRIGRLDRIGQAKEIQIMVPYLENTAQALLVRWYHEGLDAFEHTCPTGRTIYDAHHTQLIERLTTVGEQQGLDEFIHVCRQQHDSLKQQLEQGRDRLLEMHSNGGEQAQLLAQAIAEQDNDVNLVTFALNLFDIVGINQEDRSDNLIILTPSDHMLVPDFPGLPQDGCTITFDRDQALSREDAQFISWEHPLIRNGLDLVLSGDTGSCAVSLLKNKALPVGTLLAELVYVVEAQAPKHLQLTRFLPPTPVRLLMDRKGTNLAAQVEFESFNRQLNAVNRHTSSKLVNAVQADVHAMLQQAEALVETQARQLITEAQEQADLQLRRELERLEALKAVNPNIREDELTALENQREQVLSNLHEANWRLDAIRLVVVTHQ from the coding sequence ATGCCTTTTACACTTGGTCAGCGCTGGATCAGCGATACGGAAAGCGAACTTGGACTGGGAACGGTTGTTGCCGTCGATACGCGTATGATTACGCTGCTTTTCCCTGCCAGCGGTGAAAACCGACTTTATTCCCGCAGCGACGCCCCCATCACCCGCGTGATGTTCAATCCCGGCGACACCGTCACCAGCCATGAAGGCTGGCAGCTCAAAGTGGATGACGTGCGAGAAGAAAAAGGGTTGCTGGTGTATTGCGGCCAACGCCTGGACGATGAAACGTCGGCGGAACTGCGTGAAGTCTTTCTGGATAGCAAACTGACGTTCAACAAACCGCAAGATCGCCTGTTCGCCGGACAGATCGATCGTATGGATCGCTTTGCACTGCGCTATCGCGCCCGCAAGCATCAGAACGAGCAGGCGCGACAACAATGGGGCGGATTGCGCGGCATGCGTGCCAGCCTTATCCCCCATCAACTTCATATCGCTCATGAAGTCGGCCAACGCCACGCGCCACGCGTTTTGCTGGCGGACGAAGTCGGACTGGGAAAAACCATTGAGGCGGGGATGATCATCCACCAGCAACTGCTGGCGGGTCGTGCTAGTCGCGTGCTGATTGTCGTGCCGGAAACGCTGCAACACCAGTGGCTGGTCGAAATGCTGCGCCGCTTTAACCTGCTGTTTTCCCTGTTTGACGACGAGCGCTATGCCGAAGCCAAGCTGGACAGCAGCAATCCGTTTGAAACTGAACAGTTGGTCATCTGCTCACTGGGATTTGTGCAACGCAGCGCCCAGCGCTTTGCGCAGCTCGTCAACGCCGACTGGGATCTGCTGGTGGTGGATGAAGCCCACCATCTGGTCTGGAGCGAAGAAAGCCCCAGCCCAGAATATCAGGCTATTGAAACGCTGGCACGCGCCACGCCGGCCGTTCTGCTGTTAACCGCGACGCCGGAACAGCTTGGCCAGCAGAGCCACTTTGCGCGCTTACGCCTGCTCGATCCCAATCGTTTCCACGACTATCAGGAGTTCGTTGCCGAACAGCAGCAGTACCGTCCGGTCGCCGATGCCGTCACGTTGCTGTTAGCGGGCGAAAAGGCTAAAACGGCTGAACTGAATGCGCTGAGCGATCTGCTGGGCGAGCAGGACATTGAACCGTTACTGAAAGCCATCAACAGCGATAGCGATGACAATCAGAAAGCGCGTCAGGAACTGATCACCATGCTGATGGATCGCCACGGCACCAGCCGCGTGCTGTTCCGTAACACCCGTCAAGGGGTTAAAGGCTTCCCGCAGCGTGTCCTGCATCAAATTCGCCTGCCGCTGCCGGCGCAGTACCAAACGGCGATTAAAGTATCCGGCATTATGAACGCGAATAAGGCGTTGGAAGTCCGCGCCCGCGACATGCTGTACCCGGAACAAATTTATCAACAGCTCGAAGGGGACGATGCCACCTGGTGGAACTTCGATCCGCGCGTAGAATGGTTACTGAACTACCTGACCGCACACCGTGATGAAAAAATCCTGGTGATCTGTGCACAGGCAGCCACCGCGCTACAGCTGGAACAAGTGCTGCGCACGCGTGAAGCGATCCGCGCCGCCGTCTTCCATGAAGGGCTGTCGATTCTTGAACGTGACCGCGCCGCCGCCTATTTTGCTTCTGAAGAAGAAGGCGCACAGGTGCTGATCTGTTCAGAGATTGGTTCCGAAGGCCGTAACTTCCAGTTTGCCAGCCATTTAGTGATGTTCGATCTGCCGTTCAACCCCGACCTGCTGGAACAGCGTATTGGTCGTCTGGACCGTATCGGGCAGGCAAAAGAAATTCAGATCATGGTGCCGTATCTGGAAAATACCGCACAGGCCTTGCTGGTGCGCTGGTATCACGAAGGGCTGGACGCATTTGAGCACACCTGCCCGACAGGCCGTACCATCTATGATGCCCACCACACGCAGCTGATCGAGCGACTGACGACCGTTGGTGAACAGCAGGGACTGGATGAGTTTATCCATGTTTGCCGTCAACAGCACGACAGCCTGAAGCAACAGCTTGAACAAGGCCGCGATCGCCTGCTGGAAATGCATTCTAACGGTGGTGAACAGGCTCAACTGCTAGCGCAAGCCATTGCCGAGCAGGATAATGACGTCAATTTGGTGACATTCGCCCTGAACCTGTTCGATATTGTTGGCATCAATCAGGAAGATCGCAGCGATAACCTGATCATTCTGACGCCATCCGATCATATGCTGGTGCCAGACTTCCCGGGCCTGCCGCAGGACGGCTGTACGATCACTTTCGATCGCGATCAGGCGCTCTCTCGCGAAGATGCACAGTTTATCAGTTGGGAACACCCGCTGATCCGTAACGGGCTCGATCTGGTACTGTCCGGCGATACCGGCAGCTGTGCGGTGTCACTGCTGAAAAATAAAGCGCTGCCGGTCGGCACACTGCTGGCGGAACTGGTTTACGTGGTGGAAGCGCAGGCACCAAAACACCTGCAACTGACCCGCTTCCTGCCACCTACGCCAGTTCGCCTGCTGATGGATCGTAAAGGCACTAATCTGGCAGCACAGGTTGAGTTTGAGAGCTTCAACCGCCAGCTCAATGCGGTAAACCGTCATACATCCAGCAAGCTGGTGAATGCGGTACAAGCCGATGTTCACGCCATGTTGCAACAGGCGGAAGCGCTGGTCGAAACGCAGGCACGCCAGCTCATCACCGAGGCTCAGGAGCAGGCTGACCTGCAATTGCGCCGCGAGCTGGAACGTCTGGAAGCGCTGAAAGCCGTCAACCCTAACATTCGTGAAGATGAGTTGACCGCACTGGAAAACCAGCGCGAACAGGTGCTGAGCAACCTGCATGAAGCCAACTGGCGTCTGGATGCTATTCGTCTGGTTGTGGTGACGCACCAGTAA
- the rluA gene encoding bifunctional tRNA pseudouridine(32) synthase/23S rRNA pseudouridine(746) synthase RluA: protein MEPYNPPTDPWLPILYQDQHIMVVNKPSGLLSVPGRAPEHKDSVMNRIQADYPTAESVHRLDMATSGVIAVALTKAAERELKRQFREREPKKSYLARVWGHMAQDEGVIDLPLICDWPNRPKQKVCFETGKSAQTEYQVLSRDADGTTRVKLMPITGRSHQLRVHLLALGHPILGDGFYAHPDAKALAPRLLLHAQELAITHPAFNTPMHFRCEADF, encoded by the coding sequence ATGGAACCCTATAATCCGCCTACCGATCCCTGGTTGCCTATTCTGTATCAGGATCAGCACATCATGGTGGTGAATAAACCCAGCGGTCTGCTGTCGGTTCCCGGCCGTGCGCCAGAACACAAAGACAGCGTCATGAACCGCATTCAGGCTGACTACCCGACGGCTGAATCTGTGCATCGTCTGGATATGGCAACCAGCGGCGTGATTGCCGTTGCACTCACGAAAGCCGCTGAACGCGAATTAAAGCGTCAGTTTCGCGAGCGCGAGCCCAAGAAATCCTACCTTGCCCGCGTCTGGGGACATATGGCGCAGGATGAGGGCGTCATCGACCTGCCACTGATCTGCGACTGGCCGAACCGCCCGAAACAGAAAGTCTGCTTTGAAACAGGAAAATCAGCACAGACAGAGTATCAGGTACTTTCGCGTGACGCTGACGGTACAACACGCGTCAAGCTGATGCCGATTACCGGTCGCTCTCATCAACTGCGAGTCCACCTGCTTGCGCTGGGTCACCCTATCCTCGGCGATGGCTTTTATGCGCATCCCGATGCCAAAGCACTGGCCCCCCGTCTTTTACTGCATGCACAAGAACTGGCTATCACGCACCCCGCTTTCAATACCCCAATGCACTTTCGTTGCGAAGCCGATTTCTGA
- the djlA gene encoding co-chaperone DjlA: MRYWGKLLGLALGIVSSAGIWGMIMGLLMGHWIDKARASRRRDYFSAQSTRQSLFFLTTFQAMGHLTKSKGRVTEADIRIATKMMDRLELFGEARAAAQRAFREGKTSHFPLRIKLRKLRDACLGRFDLIKMFLEIQLQVAFVDGVLHPNERRVLYVIADELGVTREQFEFFLRNMESTTGQQSRQNQSRQNGKSYQRRSNGHSSGGYSNGHSYGGQRPASPPRGPTVESACRTLGVRSSDDAVTIKRAYRKLMSEHHPDKLVAKKLSPRMMEMAKRKAQDIQAAYELLKSANQTK, translated from the coding sequence ATGCGGTATTGGGGAAAGTTGCTGGGGTTGGCGCTGGGAATCGTCTCAAGTGCTGGCATCTGGGGAATGATCATGGGCTTACTGATGGGGCATTGGATTGACAAAGCTCGGGCATCGCGTCGCCGTGATTATTTCTCTGCTCAGTCTACCCGTCAGTCATTGTTCTTTCTCACGACCTTTCAGGCCATGGGACACCTGACCAAATCCAAAGGCCGGGTGACGGAAGCTGATATCAGGATCGCGACCAAAATGATGGATCGCCTTGAGCTATTTGGTGAGGCCAGAGCTGCCGCTCAACGGGCTTTCCGAGAAGGAAAAACCAGCCATTTCCCTCTGCGAATAAAATTACGCAAGCTGCGCGATGCCTGTCTGGGACGTTTTGATTTAATTAAGATGTTTCTGGAAATTCAGCTTCAGGTCGCGTTTGTTGATGGCGTTCTGCATCCTAACGAACGACGCGTGTTGTACGTGATTGCCGATGAGTTGGGCGTGACGCGCGAGCAGTTTGAGTTCTTTCTGCGGAATATGGAAAGTACCACGGGGCAGCAGTCGCGGCAGAATCAGTCACGCCAGAACGGTAAATCGTATCAGCGTCGCAGTAACGGTCACTCCAGCGGGGGCTACTCCAACGGACACTCTTATGGCGGCCAACGCCCGGCTTCACCGCCGCGAGGGCCAACGGTCGAAAGTGCCTGTCGTACGCTGGGCGTGCGCAGCAGCGATGATGCTGTGACGATTAAGCGCGCCTACCGCAAACTCATGAGCGAACATCATCCCGATAAGCTGGTCGCCAAGAAGCTTTCGCCAAGGATGATGGAGATGGCTAAGCGCAAAGCGCAGGATATTCAGGCTGCCTATGAGCTGTTAAAAAGCGCGAATCAGACAAAATAA